The following are encoded in a window of Apis mellifera strain DH4 linkage group LG10, Amel_HAv3.1, whole genome shotgun sequence genomic DNA:
- the LOC725611 gene encoding DNA polymerase alpha catalytic subunit isoform X2, with protein MSDTQSGRTKRQKIDKTGRLSALEKLKQLKGSKNKYEIDKLENVYEEVDEKEYTKTVIERQSDDWIIDDGESGYIEDGREIFDDDLDDESIQEARKHKITGPKKNKKDNIKIKGNIQNMLMNMSSKKKYDAKLDDDNILGDLMSELKKDNSPEMSKLRTVRNKFCTASKLNEKNIHDKTKLQSTSECEQIQSDDNNDLVIFDKSKNVNLQHIKLNCQMENVISDQSNSQIIIDDEITSASNTTLDIHLKQDIKNSSNSQIIETENEDLSQFIGDFCTDFTNDNVDYNEKSISSINEENKKHKLSIQTKNKNIEEENFDKILDIEFTTQISNIEVTTTNTNTTELPLPLLTNVNKEEVFRFYWWDAYEDPYKQPGVVYLLGKVFVPSIKEYCSCCLTVKNIPRRIYLLPRVYIKTSFKDNNEEEQLNTMEDVYKEFNQFANKLGIKEFRSSKVSKHYAFEQEGTPAISDYLEVRYAAHYPPMPSDYSGPSIERVFGTTVNALELLLIERNIKGPCWLEIKCPLPSNIQTSWCKIKVNCMKMENISVFSEFQTLPPLVITTLNIRTSLNVKLQQNEIVMVAILIHHKYHIDKEPPKPPFQQHFCLITHPHDVPWPRQAREMLSNISYTKVMKFETETDLLEELLKIINSADPDLLIGYDCGFQFDILMHRMITLKVSNWSRLGRLRRSTPPLIRGKINLNQVLAGRPICDIQVSAKELNLKVRSYDLQSLCTSVLKKKENECKEIKPGECAAFYDTSNKIDNLIKITLTEALYILSIVFDLNILPLALQITSIAGNVISRTLTAGRAERNEYLLLHAFHLKNYITPDKRIMKKGKDNEENTTRKKAAYTGGLVLEPKKGFYDKLILLMDFNSLYPSIIQEYNLCFTTVPGAAYADYGNLSIPESNLESGIIPTEIRKLVESRGEVKKLMKATNISPELKMQYNIRQLALKLTANSMYGCLGATHCRFYAKGLAAMVTAKGREILQHTKSLVEKLNYEVIYGDTDSIMINTNLLDYEEVFSVGKKIKQEVNKLYKRVELDIDGVFRYLLLLQKKKYAAVIMTKLPNGQIELTQEHKGLDIVRRDWCQLACDTGKKILDHLLSNQPCEDRIEQIFMILHDVAQNVRENQISLSSLVITKQLSKNPNEYPDTKQAHVQVALRLNKEGGRMWKTGDTVPYIICDDGTEKSATERAYHIDEYKKNDFLKIDVNYYLLNQIFPIVLRICDPIEGFDDVLLAKCLGVDNIYKSKRMIHEEYSDIPLTDEDKFKYCLPLKFNCKDEKCQSEIILKNIIIETSTGNQLSLASCSNPDCKIPPWTYVHIIQNAMTLAVRKAVSEYYEGWLECENPICGKQTQILPLGFDSTYPTCRKCKDGELHRVFTDTKLYNQMYFYFHLFNVSQSKYKNLLSQYPQGMREAYDSLKETMEKMLRRNAFSVVCLDTIFLNIDEQSKTPSLYADIIEISDESDNEM; from the exons atgagTGACACTCAAT cAGGTAGAACTAAACGTCAAAAGATTGATAAAACTGGAAGATTGTCAGCTTTAGAAaagttaaaacaattaaaaggtagtaaaaataaatatgaaattgataaattagaaaatgtttatgaagaagttgatgaaaaagaatatactaAAACTGTAATAGAAAGACAAAGTGATGATTGGATTATTGATGATG GAGAAAGTGGTTATATTGAAGATGgtagagaaatttttgatgatGATTTGGATGATGAAAGTATACAAGAAGCAAGAAAACATAAAATCACAGGTcctaaaaaaaacaagaaagataatattaaaataaaaggaaatattcaaaatatgttaATGAATATGTcttctaaaaagaaatatgatgcTAAATTGGATGATGATAACATTTTAGGAGATTTAATGtctgaattgaaaaaagataatagcCCAGAAATGTCAAAATTGAGAActgttagaaataaattttgtactgcatctaaattaaatgaaaa aaatattcatgACAAAACAAAGTTACAATCAACTTCAGAATGTGAACAAATACAAtctgatgataataatgatttagtCATTTTTGACAAATCAAAAAATGTAAACTTAcagcatataaaattaaattgtcaaATGGAAAATGTTATTTCAGATCAAAGTAATagtcaaataattatagatgatGAAATCACAAGTGCTTCAAATACAACATtagatatacatttaaaacaagatattaaaaactCAAGTAATAgtcaaataattgaaacagaAAATGAAGATCTTAGCCAATTTATTGGAGAT TTCTGTACAGATTTTACAAATGACAATGTTGAttacaatgaaaaatcaatatcatctatcaacgaagaaaataaaaaacataaattaagtattcaaacaaaaaataaaaatattgaagaagaaaattttgataaaatattagatattgaaTTCACAacacaaatatcaaatatcgaaGTAACTACTACAAATACTAATACTACAGAATTGCCTTTGCCACTTTTAActaatgtaaataaagaagaagtatttagattttattggtGGGATGCATATGAAGATCCATACAAACAGCCTGGAGTTGTATATTTATTGGGAAAAGTTTTTGTACCatctataaaagaatattgctCCTGTTGTTTAACAGTAAAGAATATTCCACGAAGAATTTATCTTCTTCCTAgagtatat ataaaaacatcttttaaagataataatgaaGAAGAACAATTAAATACAATGGAAGATGTATATAaggaatttaatcaatttgcaaataaattaggaataaaagaatttcgaagTAGCAAAGTCTCAAAACATTATGCTTTTGAGCAAGAAGGTACTCCAGCAATATCTGATTATTTGGAAGTAAGATATGCGGCGCATTATCCACCTATGCCTTCTGATTATTCTGGACCGTCAATAGAGCGTGTTTTTGGAACAACTGTAAATGCTTtagaattacttttaatagaaagaaatattaaaggtCCATGTTGGCTAGAAATTAAATGTCCATTACCTAGTAATATACAAACTAGTTGGTGCAAAATAAag gtaAATTGCATgaagatggaaaatatatcCGTTTTCTCTGAATTTCAAACATTACCACCATTAGTAATAACAACTTTAAATATACGAACATCtctaaatgttaaattacaaCAAAATGAAATAGTCATGGTTGCAATACTTATACATCACAAGTATCATATTGATAAAGAACCACCAAAACCACCATTTCAACAACATTTTTgtt TAATTACACATCCACATGATGTACCTTGGCCAAGACAAGCACGAGAAATGCTTTCTAACATTTCTTATACCAaagtaatgaaatttgaaacagAAACAGATTTActtgaagaattattaaaaataataaatagtgcAGATCCagatttattaattggatATGATTGTGgttttcaatttgatattttaatgcatAGAATGATTAcattaaaagtttcaaattggAGTAGACTTGGAAGACTAAGACGTTCAACACCTCCTTTGATAAGA ggaaaaataaatttaaatcaagtaTTAGCTGGTCGACCCATTTGTGATATACAAGTATCAGCTAAAGAGTTAAATCTCAAAGTTAGAAGTTATGATTTGCAATCTCTTTGTACATcg gtattgaagaaaaaggaaaatgaatgcaaagaaataaaacctGGTGAATGTGCTGCATTTTATGatacttcaaataaaatagataatttaattaaaataacattgacAGAagcattatatatcttatctaTTGTTTTTGATCTCAATATTCTTCCACTTGCTTTACAAATTACATCTATTGCTg gaaATGTTATATCAAGAACATTAACAGCAGGCCGTgcagaaagaaatgaatatttattattacatgcatttcatctaaaaaattatataacaccTGATAAACGCattatgaaaaaaggaaaagataatgaag aaAATACTACTAGAAAAAAAGCAGCTTATACTGGTGGTTTAGTTCTTGAACcaaaaaaaggattttatgataaacttattttattaatggattttaattctttatatcctagtataattcaagaatataatttatgttttactACTGTTCCTGGAGCTGCATATGCTGATTATggg aatttatcaattcctgaGTCAAATTTAGAATCTGGAATAATTCCAACAGAAATTCGTAAATTAGTCGAAAGTAGAGGAGaagtaaagaaattaatgaaagcaACAAATATTTCACCTGAATTAAAgatgcaatataatattagacaGCTGGCTTTAAAACTTACAGCAAATTCTATGTATGGTTGTTTAGGTGCAACTCATTGTAGATTTTATGCAAAAGGACTTGCTGCCATGGTTACAG CAAAAGGTCGAGAAATTTTACAACATACAAAAAGtcttgttgaaaaattaaattatgaagttATATATGGAGATACCGAttctataatgataaatacaaatttattagattatgaAGAAGTTTTTTCTGttggaaaaaaa attaaacAAGAAgtcaacaaattatataaacgagTAGAACTAGATATTGATGGagtttttcgttatttattgcttttacaaaagaaaaaatatgctGCAGTTATAATGACAAAATTACCTAATGGACAAATAGAATTAACACAAGAACATAAAGGTCTTGACATTGTAAGAAGAGATTGGTGTCAATTAGCTTGTGATACTGGaaa aaaaattttggatCATCTTCTTTCTAATCAACCATGTGAAGATCGAatagaacaaatttttatgatattacatGATGTTGCACAAAATGTTcgagaaaatcaaatttccttATCATCTTTGGTCATTACAAaacaattatctaaaaatccaAATGAATATCCAGATACTAAACAAGCTCACGTTCAAGTAGCTTTACGATTAAACAAAGAAGGAGGTAGAATGTGGAAAACTGGAGATACTGTTCCTTATATTATATGTGAC gatGGAACTGAAAAATCTGCAACTGAAAGAGCATATCATattgatgaatataaaaagaatgattttttaaaaatagatgttaattattatttattaaatcaaatttttcctatTGTTTTACGAATTTGTGATCCAATTGAAGGGTTTGATGATGTTTTATTAGCTAAATGTCTCG gtgtggataatatttataaatctaaaagaatGATACACGAAGAATATAGTGATATACCATTAACagatgaagataaatttaagtattgtcttcctttgaaatttaattgtaaagatGAGAAATGTCAATCagaaattatacttaaaaatattataatcgaaaCA tctACAGGAAATCAATTATCACTTGCTTCCTGTTCAAATCCAGATTGTAAAATACCACCATGGACGTATGttcatataatacaaaatgcaATGACTCTTGCTGTACGAAAAGCAGTTAGTGAGTATTATGAAGGATGGTTAGAATGTGAAAATCCAATTTGTGGTAAACAAACACAAATATTACCATTAGGATTTGATTCAACATATCCAACTTGTAGGAAATGTAAAGATGGTGAATTACATAGAGTT tttacagatacaaaactttataatcaaatgtatttttatttccatctttttAATGTGAgtcaatcaaaatataaaa atttgttaTCTCAGTATCCACAAGGCATGAGAGAAGCATATGattctttaaaagaaacaatGGAAAAGATGTTAAGAAGAAATGCATTTTCTGTTGTATGTttagatacaatttttttaaatattgatgaacAATCAAAAACACCAAGTTTATATGcagatattatagaaatatcagATGAATCAGATAATGAAatg taa
- the LOC725611 gene encoding DNA polymerase alpha catalytic subunit isoform X3: protein MSDTQSGRTKRQKIDKTGRLSALEKLKQLKGSKNKYEIDKLENVYEEVDEKEYTKTVIERQSDDWIIDDGESGYIEDGREIFDDDLDDESIQEARKHKITGPKKNKKDNIKIKGNIQNMLMNMSSKKKYDAKLDDDNILGDLMSELKKDNSPEMSKLRTVRNKFCTASKLNEKNIHDKTKLQSTSECEQIQSDDNNDLVIFDKSKNVNLQHIKLNCQMENVISDQSNSQIIIDDEITSASNTTLDIHLKQDIKNSSNSQIIETENEDLSQFIGDFCTDFTNDNVDYNEKSISSINEENKKHKLSIQTKNKNIEEENFDKILDIEFTTQISNIEVTTTNTNTTELPLPLLTNVNKEEVFRFYWWDAYEDPYKQPGVVYLLGKVFVPSIKEYCSCCLTVKNIPRRIYLLPRVYIKTSFKDNNEEEQLNTMEDVYKEFNQFANKLGIKEFRSSKVSKHYAFEQEGTPAISDYLEVRYAAHYPPMPSDYSGPSIERVFGTTVNALELLLIERNIKGPCWLEIKCPLPSNIQTSWCKIKVNCMKMENISVFSEFQTLPPLVITTLNIRTSLNVKLQQNEIVMVAILIHHKYHIDKEPPKPPFQQHFCLITHPHDVPWPRQAREMLSNISYTKVMKFETETDLLEELLKIINSADPDLLIGYDCGFQFDILMHRMITLKVSNWSRLGRLRRSTPPLIRGKINLNQVLAGRPICDIQVSAKELNLKVRSYDLQSLCTSVLKKKENECKEIKPGECAAFYDTSNKIDNLIKITLTEALYILSIVFDLNILPLALQITSIAGNVISRTLTAGRAERNEYLLLHAFHLKNYITPDKRIMKKGKDNEENTTRKKAAYTGGLVLEPKKGFYDKLILLMDFNSLYPSIIQEYNLCFTTVPGAAYADYGNLSIPESNLESGIIPTEIRKLVESRGEVKKLMKATNISPELKMQYNIRQLALKLTANSMYGCLGATHCRFYAKGLAAMVTAKGREILQHTKSLVEKLNYEVIYGDTDSIMINTNLLDYEEVFSVGKKIKQEVNKLYKRVELDIDGVFRYLLLLQKKKYAAVIMTKLPNGQIELTQEHKGLDIVRRDWCQLACDTGKKILDHLLSNQPCEDRIEQIFMILHDVAQNVRENQISLSSLVITKQLSKNPNEYPDTKQAHVQVALRLNKEGGRMWKTGDTVPYIICDDGTEKSATERAYHIDEYKKNDFLKIDVNYYLLNQIFPIVLRICDPIEGFDDVLLAKCLGVDNIYKSKRMIHEEYSDIPLTDEDKFKYCLPLKFNCKDEKCQSEIILKNIIIETSTGNQLSLASCSNPDCKIPPWTYVHIIQNAMTLAVRKAVSEYYEGWLECENPICGKQTQILPLGFDSTYPTCRKCKDGELHRVFTDTKLYNQMYFYFHLFNICYLSIHKA from the exons atgagTGACACTCAAT cAGGTAGAACTAAACGTCAAAAGATTGATAAAACTGGAAGATTGTCAGCTTTAGAAaagttaaaacaattaaaaggtagtaaaaataaatatgaaattgataaattagaaaatgtttatgaagaagttgatgaaaaagaatatactaAAACTGTAATAGAAAGACAAAGTGATGATTGGATTATTGATGATG GAGAAAGTGGTTATATTGAAGATGgtagagaaatttttgatgatGATTTGGATGATGAAAGTATACAAGAAGCAAGAAAACATAAAATCACAGGTcctaaaaaaaacaagaaagataatattaaaataaaaggaaatattcaaaatatgttaATGAATATGTcttctaaaaagaaatatgatgcTAAATTGGATGATGATAACATTTTAGGAGATTTAATGtctgaattgaaaaaagataatagcCCAGAAATGTCAAAATTGAGAActgttagaaataaattttgtactgcatctaaattaaatgaaaa aaatattcatgACAAAACAAAGTTACAATCAACTTCAGAATGTGAACAAATACAAtctgatgataataatgatttagtCATTTTTGACAAATCAAAAAATGTAAACTTAcagcatataaaattaaattgtcaaATGGAAAATGTTATTTCAGATCAAAGTAATagtcaaataattatagatgatGAAATCACAAGTGCTTCAAATACAACATtagatatacatttaaaacaagatattaaaaactCAAGTAATAgtcaaataattgaaacagaAAATGAAGATCTTAGCCAATTTATTGGAGAT TTCTGTACAGATTTTACAAATGACAATGTTGAttacaatgaaaaatcaatatcatctatcaacgaagaaaataaaaaacataaattaagtattcaaacaaaaaataaaaatattgaagaagaaaattttgataaaatattagatattgaaTTCACAacacaaatatcaaatatcgaaGTAACTACTACAAATACTAATACTACAGAATTGCCTTTGCCACTTTTAActaatgtaaataaagaagaagtatttagattttattggtGGGATGCATATGAAGATCCATACAAACAGCCTGGAGTTGTATATTTATTGGGAAAAGTTTTTGTACCatctataaaagaatattgctCCTGTTGTTTAACAGTAAAGAATATTCCACGAAGAATTTATCTTCTTCCTAgagtatat ataaaaacatcttttaaagataataatgaaGAAGAACAATTAAATACAATGGAAGATGTATATAaggaatttaatcaatttgcaaataaattaggaataaaagaatttcgaagTAGCAAAGTCTCAAAACATTATGCTTTTGAGCAAGAAGGTACTCCAGCAATATCTGATTATTTGGAAGTAAGATATGCGGCGCATTATCCACCTATGCCTTCTGATTATTCTGGACCGTCAATAGAGCGTGTTTTTGGAACAACTGTAAATGCTTtagaattacttttaatagaaagaaatattaaaggtCCATGTTGGCTAGAAATTAAATGTCCATTACCTAGTAATATACAAACTAGTTGGTGCAAAATAAag gtaAATTGCATgaagatggaaaatatatcCGTTTTCTCTGAATTTCAAACATTACCACCATTAGTAATAACAACTTTAAATATACGAACATCtctaaatgttaaattacaaCAAAATGAAATAGTCATGGTTGCAATACTTATACATCACAAGTATCATATTGATAAAGAACCACCAAAACCACCATTTCAACAACATTTTTgtt TAATTACACATCCACATGATGTACCTTGGCCAAGACAAGCACGAGAAATGCTTTCTAACATTTCTTATACCAaagtaatgaaatttgaaacagAAACAGATTTActtgaagaattattaaaaataataaatagtgcAGATCCagatttattaattggatATGATTGTGgttttcaatttgatattttaatgcatAGAATGATTAcattaaaagtttcaaattggAGTAGACTTGGAAGACTAAGACGTTCAACACCTCCTTTGATAAGA ggaaaaataaatttaaatcaagtaTTAGCTGGTCGACCCATTTGTGATATACAAGTATCAGCTAAAGAGTTAAATCTCAAAGTTAGAAGTTATGATTTGCAATCTCTTTGTACATcg gtattgaagaaaaaggaaaatgaatgcaaagaaataaaacctGGTGAATGTGCTGCATTTTATGatacttcaaataaaatagataatttaattaaaataacattgacAGAagcattatatatcttatctaTTGTTTTTGATCTCAATATTCTTCCACTTGCTTTACAAATTACATCTATTGCTg gaaATGTTATATCAAGAACATTAACAGCAGGCCGTgcagaaagaaatgaatatttattattacatgcatttcatctaaaaaattatataacaccTGATAAACGCattatgaaaaaaggaaaagataatgaag aaAATACTACTAGAAAAAAAGCAGCTTATACTGGTGGTTTAGTTCTTGAACcaaaaaaaggattttatgataaacttattttattaatggattttaattctttatatcctagtataattcaagaatataatttatgttttactACTGTTCCTGGAGCTGCATATGCTGATTATggg aatttatcaattcctgaGTCAAATTTAGAATCTGGAATAATTCCAACAGAAATTCGTAAATTAGTCGAAAGTAGAGGAGaagtaaagaaattaatgaaagcaACAAATATTTCACCTGAATTAAAgatgcaatataatattagacaGCTGGCTTTAAAACTTACAGCAAATTCTATGTATGGTTGTTTAGGTGCAACTCATTGTAGATTTTATGCAAAAGGACTTGCTGCCATGGTTACAG CAAAAGGTCGAGAAATTTTACAACATACAAAAAGtcttgttgaaaaattaaattatgaagttATATATGGAGATACCGAttctataatgataaatacaaatttattagattatgaAGAAGTTTTTTCTGttggaaaaaaa attaaacAAGAAgtcaacaaattatataaacgagTAGAACTAGATATTGATGGagtttttcgttatttattgcttttacaaaagaaaaaatatgctGCAGTTATAATGACAAAATTACCTAATGGACAAATAGAATTAACACAAGAACATAAAGGTCTTGACATTGTAAGAAGAGATTGGTGTCAATTAGCTTGTGATACTGGaaa aaaaattttggatCATCTTCTTTCTAATCAACCATGTGAAGATCGAatagaacaaatttttatgatattacatGATGTTGCACAAAATGTTcgagaaaatcaaatttccttATCATCTTTGGTCATTACAAaacaattatctaaaaatccaAATGAATATCCAGATACTAAACAAGCTCACGTTCAAGTAGCTTTACGATTAAACAAAGAAGGAGGTAGAATGTGGAAAACTGGAGATACTGTTCCTTATATTATATGTGAC gatGGAACTGAAAAATCTGCAACTGAAAGAGCATATCATattgatgaatataaaaagaatgattttttaaaaatagatgttaattattatttattaaatcaaatttttcctatTGTTTTACGAATTTGTGATCCAATTGAAGGGTTTGATGATGTTTTATTAGCTAAATGTCTCG gtgtggataatatttataaatctaaaagaatGATACACGAAGAATATAGTGATATACCATTAACagatgaagataaatttaagtattgtcttcctttgaaatttaattgtaaagatGAGAAATGTCAATCagaaattatacttaaaaatattataatcgaaaCA tctACAGGAAATCAATTATCACTTGCTTCCTGTTCAAATCCAGATTGTAAAATACCACCATGGACGTATGttcatataatacaaaatgcaATGACTCTTGCTGTACGAAAAGCAGTTAGTGAGTATTATGAAGGATGGTTAGAATGTGAAAATCCAATTTGTGGTAAACAAACACAAATATTACCATTAGGATTTGATTCAACATATCCAACTTGTAGGAAATGTAAAGATGGTGAATTACATAGAGTT tttacagatacaaaactttataatcaaatgtatttttatttccatctttttAAT atttgttaTCTCAGTATCCACAAGGCATGA